A genomic window from Phoenix dactylifera cultivar Barhee BC4 chromosome 7, palm_55x_up_171113_PBpolish2nd_filt_p, whole genome shotgun sequence includes:
- the LOC103714441 gene encoding uncharacterized protein LOC103714441 isoform X2 codes for MSGTLESIQKGKGGIDYRRRSHEKVSSFRSHRVSKTILEGNRSKTMDAAETDMTSGSGDMEEDTGGGPAAAAGRRVDAHDSAWSLLPLARQLIDQGKPSLALQAVMAAMRSKGGEQAVFQTLNCARELYKSKMQANAAVDELASLFAECAIAEAQPLRSDLPPPCAAVPSILLDGNGPSMLAMSGRKQIMLDAFADGSSFICLQCGGLVSNLRKKEHLSYWCGQMEILRY; via the exons ATGTCGGGAACCCTCGAATCGATTCAAAAGGGAAAGGGGGGTATAGACTATAGAAGGAGGAGCCACGAGAAGGTTTCGTCATTTCGCAGTCACCGTGTGTCGAAAACCATACTGGAAGGAAACCGATCAAAAACGATGGACGCCGCGGAGACCGACATGACGAGCGGTAGTGGGGATATGGAGGAGGATACAGGTGGCGGgccggccgccgccgccggccgccgcgtCGACGCCCACGACAGCGCTTGGAGTCTACTCCCCTTGGCCCGCCAGCTCATCGACCAAGGCAAGCCCTCGCTCGCTCTCCAAGCC GTAATGGCAGCCATGAGATCTAAAGGTGGAGAACAAGCTGTCTTCCAAACTCTGAACTGTGCCCGTGAGCTCTACAAGAGCAAAATGCAGGCTAATGCTGCTGTGGATGAACTGGCCTCCTTGTTTGCAGAATGTGCTATAGCTGAAGCACAGCCTCTAAGATCTGACCTACCACCACCTTGTGCAGCTGTTCCTTCCATTCTGCTTGATGGCAATGGCCCCTCCATGCTTGCAATGAGTGGGAGGAAGCAGATTATGTTGGATGCCTTTGCAGATGGGAGCAGCTTTATTTGTTTGCAGTGCGGGGGCCTTGTCAGTAATCTACGCAAGAAGGAACATCTGTCATACTGGTGCGGCCAG
- the LOC103714441 gene encoding uncharacterized protein LOC103714441 isoform X1, with product MSGTLESIQKGKGGIDYRRRSHEKVSSFRSHRVSKTILEGNRSKTMDAAETDMTSGSGDMEEDTGGGPAAAAGRRVDAHDSAWSLLPLARQLIDQGKPSLALQAVMAAMRSKGGEQAVFQTLNCARELYKSKMQANAAVDELASLFAECAIAEAQPLRSDLPPPCAAVPSILLDGNGPSMLAMSGRKQIMLDAFADGSSFICLQCGGLVSNLRKKEHLSYWCGQVLFAQLPSPYSRLYDAHDSISG from the exons ATGTCGGGAACCCTCGAATCGATTCAAAAGGGAAAGGGGGGTATAGACTATAGAAGGAGGAGCCACGAGAAGGTTTCGTCATTTCGCAGTCACCGTGTGTCGAAAACCATACTGGAAGGAAACCGATCAAAAACGATGGACGCCGCGGAGACCGACATGACGAGCGGTAGTGGGGATATGGAGGAGGATACAGGTGGCGGgccggccgccgccgccggccgccgcgtCGACGCCCACGACAGCGCTTGGAGTCTACTCCCCTTGGCCCGCCAGCTCATCGACCAAGGCAAGCCCTCGCTCGCTCTCCAAGCC GTAATGGCAGCCATGAGATCTAAAGGTGGAGAACAAGCTGTCTTCCAAACTCTGAACTGTGCCCGTGAGCTCTACAAGAGCAAAATGCAGGCTAATGCTGCTGTGGATGAACTGGCCTCCTTGTTTGCAGAATGTGCTATAGCTGAAGCACAGCCTCTAAGATCTGACCTACCACCACCTTGTGCAGCTGTTCCTTCCATTCTGCTTGATGGCAATGGCCCCTCCATGCTTGCAATGAGTGGGAGGAAGCAGATTATGTTGGATGCCTTTGCAGATGGGAGCAGCTTTATTTGTTTGCAGTGCGGGGGCCTTGTCAGTAATCTACGCAAGAAGGAACATCTGTCATACTGGTGCGGCCAG GTGTTATTTGCCCAATTGCCTAGTCCATATTCCAGACTGTATGATGCACATGACTCTATTAGTGGATAG
- the LOC103714441 gene encoding uncharacterized protein LOC103714441 isoform X3 — MSGTLESIQKGKGGIDYRRRSHEKVSSFRSHRVSKTILEGNRSKTMDAAETDMTSGSGDMEEDTGGGPAAAAGRRVDAHDSAWSLLPLARQLIDQGKPSLALQAVMAAMRSKGGEQAVFQTLNCARELYKSKMQANAAVDELASLFAECAIAEAQPLRSDLPPPCAAVPSILLDGNGPSMLAMSGRKQIMLDAFADGSSFICLQCGGLVSNLRKKEHLSYWCGQV; from the exons ATGTCGGGAACCCTCGAATCGATTCAAAAGGGAAAGGGGGGTATAGACTATAGAAGGAGGAGCCACGAGAAGGTTTCGTCATTTCGCAGTCACCGTGTGTCGAAAACCATACTGGAAGGAAACCGATCAAAAACGATGGACGCCGCGGAGACCGACATGACGAGCGGTAGTGGGGATATGGAGGAGGATACAGGTGGCGGgccggccgccgccgccggccgccgcgtCGACGCCCACGACAGCGCTTGGAGTCTACTCCCCTTGGCCCGCCAGCTCATCGACCAAGGCAAGCCCTCGCTCGCTCTCCAAGCC GTAATGGCAGCCATGAGATCTAAAGGTGGAGAACAAGCTGTCTTCCAAACTCTGAACTGTGCCCGTGAGCTCTACAAGAGCAAAATGCAGGCTAATGCTGCTGTGGATGAACTGGCCTCCTTGTTTGCAGAATGTGCTATAGCTGAAGCACAGCCTCTAAGATCTGACCTACCACCACCTTGTGCAGCTGTTCCTTCCATTCTGCTTGATGGCAATGGCCCCTCCATGCTTGCAATGAGTGGGAGGAAGCAGATTATGTTGGATGCCTTTGCAGATGGGAGCAGCTTTATTTGTTTGCAGTGCGGGGGCCTTGTCAGTAATCTACGCAAGAAGGAACATCTGTCATACTGGTGCGGCCAGGTCTGA
- the LOC103714441 gene encoding uncharacterized protein LOC103714441 isoform X4, which yields MSGTLESIQKGKGGIDYRRRSHEKVSSFRSHRVSKTILEGNRSKTMDAAETDMTSGSGDMEEDTGGGPAAAAGRRVDAHDSAWSLLPLARQLIDQGKPSLALQAIIAKGWGLLVWSKSDEKRWRETEKVDQMVTLKYQNLLKWMSLLWSFEIARALSPSLLLALGAALMPLLPCLCGLKGNRGR from the exons ATGTCGGGAACCCTCGAATCGATTCAAAAGGGAAAGGGGGGTATAGACTATAGAAGGAGGAGCCACGAGAAGGTTTCGTCATTTCGCAGTCACCGTGTGTCGAAAACCATACTGGAAGGAAACCGATCAAAAACGATGGACGCCGCGGAGACCGACATGACGAGCGGTAGTGGGGATATGGAGGAGGATACAGGTGGCGGgccggccgccgccgccggccgccgcgtCGACGCCCACGACAGCGCTTGGAGTCTACTCCCCTTGGCCCGCCAGCTCATCGACCAAGGCAAGCCCTCGCTCGCTCTCCAAGCC ATAATTGCGAAAGGATGGGGGTTGCTGGTCTGGAGCAAAAGTGACGAGAAAAGGTGGAGAGAGACAGAGAAAGTTGACCAAATGGTAACACTCAAATACCAAAATCTACTGAAATGGATGTCCCTTCTTTGGTCATTTGAAATTGCAAGGGCTCTATCCCCATCCCTTCTGCTAGCACTTGGAGCAGCCTTGATGCCCTTGTTGCCATGTCTGTGTGGCCTTAAGGGTAATAGGGGCCGTTAG